Proteins encoded together in one Halalkaliarchaeum sp. AArc-CO window:
- a CDS encoding Hsp20/alpha crystallin family protein produces the protein MRRDDRDDPFGDIFDEIERMMNEVTGGGDDPGFGTETHVDVFTEEDGVRLVADLPGVSKEDINLQCDGEILTISAVSARREYDERIRLPVRVDEHSASARFNNGVLEVEFDRADDSASIDLN, from the coding sequence ATGAGAAGGGACGACCGCGACGACCCGTTCGGCGACATTTTCGACGAGATCGAACGGATGATGAACGAGGTGACCGGCGGGGGAGACGATCCGGGCTTCGGGACGGAGACGCACGTCGACGTGTTCACCGAGGAGGACGGCGTCCGGCTGGTCGCGGACCTCCCCGGCGTCTCGAAGGAGGACATCAACCTCCAGTGTGACGGGGAGATCCTCACCATAAGCGCCGTCAGCGCCCGCCGGGAGTACGACGAGCGGATCCGACTCCCGGTTCGGGTGGACGAACACTCCGCGAGCGCCCGGTTCAACAACGGCGTGCTCGAAGTCGAGTTTGACCGTGCCGACGACTCCGCGTCGATCGATCTGAACTAG
- a CDS encoding pyridoxal phosphate-dependent aminotransferase, with the protein MEYQEPQFFAVMQYASRAEGDVIDMVSGNPDWEPPAALREGLREYADATPDEFQYPPSEGLRELREEIAARRNVDVSQVVVTNGAGEANYLGMASALDRDAGDGVVLVDPVYPYYPGKAQMLGGEPELVPARRDGSLDVAALVEAIDDETACVVLNTPNNPTGAVYDVDNVRRVIEHAADHDAVVVVDEVYDHFDFGGEFESALAIDAENRIVTSAFSKSMAITGLRVGYAVLPETLVGGAKTRHMLVNVATSRPAQAAVLRALRETEPEYYERTRELLSERIDAFTDALDAAGATYTTPEGSFYVLARFDGFPGTMENVQQLIDKAGVAGMPGETFGSTREDWIRFALVTPRATEAAQRLAEYFE; encoded by the coding sequence AGGAGCCGCAGTTCTTCGCGGTCATGCAGTACGCCTCGCGAGCGGAGGGCGACGTCATCGACATGGTGTCGGGCAACCCGGACTGGGAGCCGCCGGCGGCGCTCCGGGAGGGGCTTCGGGAGTACGCCGACGCCACCCCCGACGAGTTCCAGTATCCGCCCAGCGAGGGGCTGCGGGAACTGCGCGAGGAGATCGCCGCGAGACGCAACGTCGACGTCTCGCAGGTGGTCGTCACCAACGGCGCCGGCGAGGCGAACTACCTCGGGATGGCGAGCGCCCTCGACCGGGACGCCGGCGACGGCGTCGTACTCGTCGATCCCGTCTACCCGTACTACCCGGGGAAAGCCCAGATGCTCGGCGGGGAGCCGGAGCTGGTTCCGGCCCGGCGGGACGGCTCGCTGGACGTCGCTGCGTTGGTCGAGGCAATCGACGACGAGACGGCCTGCGTGGTGCTCAACACGCCGAACAATCCGACGGGCGCGGTGTACGACGTCGACAACGTCCGGCGGGTGATCGAACACGCCGCCGACCACGACGCGGTGGTCGTCGTCGACGAGGTGTACGACCACTTCGACTTCGGGGGGGAGTTCGAGAGCGCGCTCGCGATCGACGCGGAAAACCGGATCGTCACCAGCGCGTTCTCGAAGTCGATGGCGATCACGGGACTCCGGGTCGGATACGCCGTCCTGCCGGAGACGCTCGTGGGCGGTGCCAAGACCCGCCACATGCTGGTGAACGTGGCGACGAGCCGGCCGGCGCAGGCGGCGGTGTTGCGCGCGCTCCGGGAGACGGAGCCCGAGTACTACGAGCGAACCCGGGAGCTGCTCTCCGAACGGATCGACGCGTTTACCGACGCTCTCGACGCCGCCGGCGCAACGTACACGACGCCCGAGGGGTCGTTTTACGTGCTCGCCCGGTTCGACGGCTTCCCGGGGACAATGGAGAACGTACAGCAGTTGATCGACAAGGCAGGCGTCGCCGGCATGCCCGGCGAGACGTTCGGCTCGACGCGGGAGGACTGGATCCGGTTTGCGCTCGTGACACCTCGGGCGACCGAGGCCGCACAGCGGCTCGCGGAGTACTTCGAGTGA